TGTCACTGATTGTGGCCTTAATCGATAACAATTTAAACAACCAACACTTGAGCTTCTTTGAGAGCACACCTGATCAACATTCTTTTGGGATTCTTCAACAGATTTTGATAAATCCTGAACCCGTTTCTCGTACACTTCCACACTAGAACTAGATGGTTTAAAATTGTTCGAAATTTCGCCATTTGTCGAACCACTGGCAGCAGACCTGGCTTTAGAGTAGCGACGTAACATGACATCATTTATATGTGTTTGAAGAGCAACACAAATTTCTTCTCCCTACATGGTGCAGAAAAATTAAAACTGACATCaaattaacaagaaaaaaaaGTACTAAAAACAACAACCAATATACAGTTAGAGATGTGTTTAGACCTGCTTTGTCTCGAACTGAAATATATGAAGAACGCCTGCAACTCTCATTTTAAAGAAAACAGCAGTATTGCTACTTCCAAATTGCATTATGTCTCTCAACTCTGCTGAATGTAAATATTCCTTGGGAACTGGACGAAAAAAATGAACCTGCAAAAGGATACATAAATGATGCTCAATAATGTAgtaatgttatgttttcatacAAGCAACACACATTTGATACTTACACCCCTCTTATTGATGCCCAAAATTATCCGACCCGGCAAAAGTCCGATAGGATCATCAATCTTTCGAACACTGAAGAAAACTGAATTTCCATAAGGAAGTGTTTTCAATATTCGCAAAAATTGCTGTCTTGCATCATCTTTTGTCAAGTGTTCCTATGGAATAACAAATAACATGTATGAGATGCAAACTTACACTCATTGCATAAGCTGCAATGTTGACATCAATATACTCTAGTTTAGAGATAAGTAAAAAAATATGACTTGAAAGTAAGTACCACTAGTGCTAGTCAATGATCCATTCACAAAGAATATCAAAATTGTCTTACCATTGAATGGTAACGAGAAAGAATATCCAATTCCCACTCTCGCTTTGCTCGTGTTATTGCAATTTGTCTTGGTAGAAACCGTTCTAAAAGCGAATTCCAATCACTAGAAAAAATAAAAGCATGTCCTATTTATTTGTTCTGATGGAAGAGTTAattaaacaaaaagaaaagaaaagcagTATACAAATTAAACTGGAGAAAGACACAACAAATACTGACGTGCATGATTCAGGAGTACCAATAAATCCAATTTCAACCAAAATTTGCAGTGCAGACAACTGTGCTGCGTCATCTCTTCCTACAGGATAGTTGCCTGATATATAGTCATGTTGCAACTgtagaaaacaaaaacaaaaataaatttaaaggTCAGTGTCAATGCCAAAATGaaaataaatgaattattttattcacatattttacatttaaagtttctttatttattgCACCTTGAATCACATTAACAGTGATTCTTTCTTACATTTGTTTACAAAAATAAAACACACACGGTTTTATGGGTTGAAGCAGAAAAATAATAATTCTTTTTGCTGAAACAACATACTTGTACATATGACAGCTGTATAAACATTGGATCTGTTACAGCTTCGTCCGATTCTCTAAACAGCTTTTTCTTAAATGTCAGCTTGCAATGCAGTATTTCTCCTTTACTTCGATCCTTTGCAACTTTGAATTCTGCCAATAGGTCCCCAATATATTTGTTGTCATCTAACCCTATATATTCCTCTGCATGGGAGCAAATTATATATAAGATGAATAATTGTATGAATATGAATTGTTGAAAAGAAACAAGTCAAGTGGATAAAGAAATACCATTTCCAGAATCAGGTGATTTGGAGCCTGTTACAACTTTACGGCATTCAAATAGACTAAAGCTGGAGAATGCTGACAATTTGATTATCCCAGCAAGTTCCTAAATTATATATGAATATAGTTAGTCATTATTAAGAGGAACTagcaaaaagaaaagaacaaaagaACCATTAACTGAAAACAACAAGAGCAGGATTAGAAACTGATAATTTAATTGATGAAATTTAAATTGCACCAATTTCATCAGGCAGCTTGCAAAACATTCCGTACACATGAAACTTGATGCAAACTTGAGTTACAAAGAAAGCTAAGCCTAAACATACACATACACAGCGTATGCCATAGCTAGCAATTTGATCACAAATGTAGTTGATGTGGCGAATGAGCTACACACCAAAAGATGTGACAATTCAGAAACTACAATGTTCTGAggagtttattgaaatatcttttACACTTTTCATGTATTTATCTAATTGGGGGTTTTGACTCTTGATCTAAAAGTCTAGTGTTCATTCTATTGGTAGGACAAATAATCTTGCGTATGCCTAATATTCTATTTCTATTTGCataatttgattattttctcACTACTTTGTCAAAGCAATGTACTAATAAGTACAAATTCTATGCAAGTAAAAGTATTACCTCAACAGCATCAACTACTGTTGTTGCCATGTCGTAAGTGATTTCTTCAAAAGTTTCATCCAAAAAAAACACAATAGTTGTAAGCTTTCGACCAGTTAATAGAGCTTCAATCTCCTCGCGTCCTGGTATAGCTTGCCTAGGACCAGCCTTAACAGAACGCTTCAAAGCATTCAAAGAGTTTAAAGCTAGAACTCGAACTTCGGAGTCAGTATTTACACCATGTGCTACATTATGAACATACTCTGATAAATAAGCACCAATGTCCTTGCTAGGGGGCATTGAGGAGGCACACAAATACATCAGCTCCCATGCTTTAATCAAGTATTGCCTGGTAACCAAATCAATTAGAACAAAATTGAAGAATGCAAATATTAATCTACAGCTAGCATTGTTCAAAACACTAAACCATGAAAGCATATACCAAAAACTTAAAAACATATAAATAAGCTGATACGCATACAAATATTTCTCTCTACATAGACATGCATACCTCTCAGGATTATTCCTAGTTTGTTTTGATAGCTGAACAAATAACTCATCTCGAAGCTCTATTCGCTTTAATGTTTGCTTGTAAAGTTTTCCCACAAGCTCTATCCGTTCATCTAGGGTTGTTGGAGTAACTCGGTCGGATGGATCAGCTCCCATGTACTTCAAAATAATTTGGAACAGCTTAGTTGCCTTGCTGACCAGGTCAGTATTTATTTTAAGCATAGACGTTGGTATAGAATcctgtaaaaaaaaaagaagtgggATTTACATTTTTATGATGTTTAAATACATAAATGTGAATAATTGCACCCAACATCACCACGTCTAGTGTAAATCACCTTTTGAAAACATAGCATATCCTCAAATGTAAACTTCTCCCGAGTTTGAGGTCCAACAGATTTTTTAGAGAAAAATCCACGTTTTCCAGCAGAATGAATTTGTTTCTGCATTAACCTTAAAAAACCTTCTACCTGAAAAGCATAGGCATAAAaagattatatttttttttatcaacccTCATTAGACAAAGATTATTGAGATGATGTAAGAAACCATAAAGAGGGTCTACTAATGTACCACAGTAGAAAAAAACAAACTTTATGTTAGTTGTCACCTGAAATCTATCGATTAATGGTATGGCACCAGCAAGTTCTGGGGGAATTGCCATTGATAGAGATGTTGGTGTACTAACATGAAGAGAAGAATGACAATGAAGGTCAGTGGCCACAATATTTCGAATTTGTTACAAAGTCAATGGATGAATGATTGttaagaagaagaggaagaggaagaaagTAGACTCACGGGGGTGCTGTCAAATTGGAACTATCACTATCATATTCATCTCCATTTGAAAGGGTGGGAGTATCCTCATTGCCATTTGTAGAGCTAAAGGAGGGCCTACTGGTTCTTACACTTTGCGCCATAGATGGTTGTAGATCAATTGTCATTTCAATCAGGGGCTGGGGCTTCGGCTTTGGCTTACTTCACCAAATCCTTTCCTTTTTACATAAGAAAAgtccaacaacaacaaccatcaacATCCTTATAATAAACAGATAATCtaaattgattgattgattgttAAATCTGCTtgcttttaaagaaaaataaaataaaatagcttTACACAAACCCAGCAAATCTGTAGAGAATATTAGAGAAAACAGTAAAGAAAAAACAGAAGCAAAGGGTGATGCGGAGGATAGATCGAGCTAGCTCAAAagcattttaaaatttaaataaatattccaagctaaaaaataaaaaagaaaagaaaaagagagagagagagagaaataccttttggattttgaaatgaaaatgagaaaaatgagaGATCTGAGCGCTATACATCAAAAATGGAGAAGAGAAACcagacgaagaagaagaagaagaagaagaggtgtgGTGTGGTGTGGTCTCCTTCGGCTTCTGCAACAGCGGGAGTCACGAGTGTGTTGTAAATGCAAttcaattttcttttcttttcttttttttgagTTCAAATTATTGTTATTAAAATTTAaacatatctctctctctctctctctctctctctctctctctctctctctcgtaatAATCTCATTCACCCACACTCACCCAATCctcattttattttctttatttttaagctTCCTCTCCCCACCAACCCAATCAcatcctttttctttttctttttctttaaataaatacataaatttatttcttatttttattttaaaattaaatttttttactttatcttttttaaatatataaaatttaatttaattttacgtAAATATTCCACATGTTGTCCTCTTCTCGTCGTGCTCATCATGTTTTATTCATTCGTATATGATTTATATATTTGTCTTCTCATCATTACACCATAACACAAAACACCGTAACACAAAACGACAAATTACTAATCTTctaccatatatataaatataatataatatgttTTAGTTTAGTTTGGGTTGGCTGGGTCAATACCAGATGGGCCGAAGCCCAAATCTTCATTTGCCGCCCTCGCCGGTTTTTCTTCccttcaaacttttttttttcatttggcaATGAAAAATTTGATTGAAAAAAATAagttaaatactattttttattttgtgttttgcaAAAATTATTGATAGGAcactctattttttttaaattataatttagatcttgtattttttaaaatgaaataaaataatgtccTCAACCCAAATTTTGTCAGACTAATTTTCAAAATGACCAAAtgctttcatattttttaattattaaataattaaaattagattttaaatataaataaaattaaattgattttaaaataaaaaaatatatttttaaattataaaaattaaatcttaaatcttaaattataaaacaaaataccaaaaataaatacaaaattttaaaaaataaataaatttcctCCACGTTCATTCCAAAATTTATCCAGAAACTTGTTCATttataatcataaaatataaaaataaaaaattagaaataaaaaatcCAAAATTCATGAACAGAAAAACCAAAATCTCAAAACATCAACAACGATCaaaattaaaatcacatatatatatctaTGAACTAAAAACCAACATCAACGTGACCTAGAAATGCAACCTAGAAAACCAAATCCAAATTTCAAAATCAAAATCACACTATAAAATTAAAACCTAGATTTATCGTCGTATTTCAAAATCAAACCTAAATTTCACATCACACTTCAAAATTACAATCAAAACTCAATTCTTTGTTTGTTCTTCGTCCTTGAGTGtcgaaatatatgtattaaaaacaaaaatcaatggaagaaaaaaaaatattcaagcCTTTATTGAACTAAGATCACGTTAAGAGGCCCAATCTGTCATTTCCCATCATCGACCTAGCACCACCAGTCTTCCTACTCATCTTTTGTTCTAGTCTCATCCAAGCTCTGTCTAGGACATCTCCTAAGCCTCATCAAAGCTCCGGCCACAAATCTGAGAACTTCAACCAATATCTTCCTCCGTCAGACCTCTCTTGCTGTCGTCATCTCTTGTCATCATCCTTTGTAGATCTATGACTTACATAGCACCGACCGATCCCTTCGCCTACTCGCAACCTCACCCAACCTAGCCCAGATCTCGCCCAAAGCAAGGAAAACTTCACTCGTGATCCAAGATTCCTtctgttatccctgttttcccccgGGACGCGTGGCGTGACACGATGGGTGCATGGGCTCCCTCAAAGAGATCTAGGCCCATCCTGAGCCCAATGAACAGGGGGAGAAGAAAGTCCTGATAGGCCTTGTCCAGAATGAACCGGGCCatcagtaaatgaacccggacaagGTGTCCAAATATGGAAAGTTTGGTCTTCCCTGAAGTTGACAGGTCCCCGAGAAACacagaagttggtctcctcaactatgaACAAGAAGTTACGCATGGAGCGTACACTATTCCTGGGAAACAGTGCCGCCACTAcactgacagatcttgtcccccgaATCTTCCTCGTAGACCGTAACACCCAGACTGAAGCAACTGTTTGTCGCGAGTCTTATAATGTGAtcatgtttgggctggcccaatgggccttggttaatatatgttgtatatttcaatcctttgtattatggctccattagcgagcaaactatgattacatctctattgggccaggattagtccagcccaagcccattgcacaagactgcctataaatagtgcCAGTTGTGCA
The genomic region above belongs to Humulus lupulus chromosome 1, drHumLupu1.1, whole genome shotgun sequence and contains:
- the LOC133812962 gene encoding kinesin-like protein KIN-14E; this translates as MTIDLQPSMAQSVRTSRPSFSSTNGNEDTPTLSNGDEYDSDSSNLTAPPTPTSLSMAIPPELAGAIPLIDRFQVEGFLRLMQKQIHSAGKRGFFSKKSVGPQTREKFTFEDMLCFQKDSIPTSMLKINTDLVSKATKLFQIILKYMGADPSDRVTPTTLDERIELVGKLYKQTLKRIELRDELFVQLSKQTRNNPERQYLIKAWELMYLCASSMPPSKDIGAYLSEYVHNVAHGVNTDSEVRVLALNSLNALKRSVKAGPRQAIPGREEIEALLTGRKLTTIVFFLDETFEEITYDMATTVVDAVEELAGIIKLSAFSSFSLFECRKVVTGSKSPDSGNEEYIGLDDNKYIGDLLAEFKVAKDRSKGEILHCKLTFKKKLFRESDEAVTDPMFIQLSYVQLQHDYISGNYPVGRDDAAQLSALQILVEIGFIGTPESCTDWNSLLERFLPRQIAITRAKREWELDILSRYHSMEHLTKDDARQQFLRILKTLPYGNSVFFSVRKIDDPIGLLPGRIILGINKRGVHFFRPVPKEYLHSAELRDIMQFGSSNTAVFFKMRVAGVLHIFQFETKQGEEICVALQTHINDVMLRRYSKARSAASGSTNGEISNNFKPSSSSVEVYEKRVQDLSKSVEESQKNVDQLQQELLEKESEAAKLREDLGDLEVSLRSEKQTLAEVTSDRNRLSSLYEEKDMALQAMLLEKRNMEARLAKLSDAMLENSTKKDVAGANSQALYKLQDELKLRSEELHVAEETIKRLKDEKLLLEQRMFVLEKKKVDEMQLLEKKFEQRRKLLESQVFELEKKLDGVTQELAISKSTLAVRNSDLATIQNNLKELDELREMKEDIDRKNEQTASILRMQGAQLAELEVLYKEEQLLRKRYFNTIEDMKGKIRVFCRLRPLSEKEMVEKERNVIMALDEFTVEHPWKDDKLKQHTYDRIFDGSATQEDVFEDTRYLVQSAVDGYNVCIFAYGQTGSGKTFTIYGSETNSGLTPRAIAELFKILKRDGNKFSFSLKAYVVELYQDTLVDLLLPKNAKRSKLEIKKDSKGMVSIENVTVLSISNYDELNTIIHKGSERRHTSGTQMNEESSRSHLILSIVIESTNLQTQSMARGKLSFVDLAGSERVKKSGSSGSQLKEAQSINKSLSALGDVISALSTGGQHIPYRNHKLTMLMSDSLGGNAKTLMFVNVSPAESNLDETYNSLMYASRVRSIVNDPSKNVSSKEVARLKKLVGYWKEQAGKRGDDEELEEIQEERPAKDRADGRHSM